The following are from one region of the Myotis daubentonii chromosome 2, mMyoDau2.1, whole genome shotgun sequence genome:
- the LOC132227956 gene encoding protein YIPF4-like isoform X1, with translation MQPPGLPPAYSPTNGDFTFVSSADTEDLSGSIAAPDVKLNLGGDFIKESTATTFLRQRGYGWLLEVEDDDPEDNKPLLEELDIDLKDIYYKIRCVLMPMPSLGFNRQVVRENPDFWGPLAVVLFFSMISLYGQFRVVSWIITIWIFGSVTIFLLARVLGGEVAYGQVLGVIGYSLLPLIVIAPILLVVGSFEVVSTLIKLFGVFWAAYSAASLLVGEEFKTKKPLLIYPIFLLYIYFLSLYTGV, from the coding sequence ATGCAGCCGCCGGGACTGCCCCCGGCCTATTCCCCCACCAACGGGGACTTCACCTTTGTCTCCTCAGCAGACACGGAAGACCTCAGTGGTTCAATAGCAGCCCCAGATGTCAAATTAAACCTTGGGGGAGATTTTATTAAAGAATCTACAGCCACTACATTTCTGAGACAAAGAGGATATGGATGGCTTTTGGAAGTTGAAGATGATGATCCAGAAGATAACAAGCCACTCTTGGAAGAATTGGATATCGATCTGAAGGATATTTACTACAAAATCCGATGTGTTTTGATGCCAATGCCATCACTTGGTTTTAATAGAcaagtggtgagagagaatcctgacTTTTGGGGTCCTCTGGCTGTTGTCCTTTTCTTTTCCATGATATCATTATATGGACAGTTTAGGGTGGTATCATGGATTATAACTATTTGGATATTTGGTTCAGTAACTATTTTCTTACTGGCCAGAGTTCTTGGTGGAGAGGTTGCATATGGCCAAGTTCTTGGAGTTATAGGATATTCATTACTTCCTCTCATTGTAATAGCCCCTATACTTTTGGTGGTTGGATCATTTGAAGTGGTGTCTACACTTATAAAACTGTTTGGTGTTTTTTGGGCTGCCTACAGTGCTGCTTCATTGTTAGTGGGTGAAGAATTCAAGACCAAAAAGCCTCTCCTGATTTATCCAATctttttattatacatttattttttgtctttatatACTGGAGTATGA
- the LOC132227956 gene encoding protein YIPF4-like isoform X2, giving the protein MQPPGLPPAYSPTNGDFTFVSSADTEDLSGSIAAPDVKLNLGGDFIKESTATTFLRQRGYGWLLEVEDDDPEDNKPLLEELDIDLKDIYYKIRCVLMPMPSLGFNRQVVRENPDFWGPLAVVLFFSMISLYGQFRVVSWIITIWIFGSVTIFLLARVLGGEPLYFWWLDHLKWCLHL; this is encoded by the exons ATGCAGCCGCCGGGACTGCCCCCGGCCTATTCCCCCACCAACGGGGACTTCACCTTTGTCTCCTCAGCAGACACGGAAGACCTCAGTGGTTCAATAGCAGCCCCAGATGTCAAATTAAACCTTGGGGGAGATTTTATTAAAGAATCTACAGCCACTACATTTCTGAGACAAAGAGGATATGGATGGCTTTTGGAAGTTGAAGATGATGATCCAGAAGATAACAAGCCACTCTTGGAAGAATTGGATATCGATCTGAAGGATATTTACTACAAAATCCGATGTGTTTTGATGCCAATGCCATCACTTGGTTTTAATAGAcaagtggtgagagagaatcctgacTTTTGGGGTCCTCTGGCTGTTGTCCTTTTCTTTTCCATGATATCATTATATGGACAGTTTAGGGTGGTATCATGGATTATAACTATTTGGATATTTGGTTCAGTAACTATTTTCTTACTGGCCAGAGTTCTTGGTGGAGAG CCCCTATACTTTTGGTGGTTGGATCATTTGAAGTGGTGTCTACACTTATAA